The following coding sequences lie in one Arachis ipaensis cultivar K30076 chromosome B05, Araip1.1, whole genome shotgun sequence genomic window:
- the LOC107642697 gene encoding ADP-ribosylation factor-like protein 8a, with the protein MGLWEAFLNWLRSLFFKQEMELSLIGLQNAGKTSLVNVVATGGYSEDMIPTVGFNMRKVTKGNVTIKLWDLGGQPRFRSMWERYCRAVSAIVYVVDAADPDNLSISRSELHDLLSKPSLNGIPLLVLGNKIDKAGALSKQALTDQMDLKSITDREVCCFMISCKNSTNIDSVIDWLVKHSKSKS; encoded by the exons ATGGGGCTGTGGGAAGCTTTTCTCAATTGGCTACGCAG CCTATTCTTCAAGCAGGAAATGGAGCTATCTCTGATAGGACTCCAGAATGCTGGAAAGACTTCCCTTGTAAATGTTGTTGCT ACTGGCGGATATAGTGAGGACATGATTCCCACT GTGGGATTCAATATGAGGAAGGTAACAAAAGGCAATGTTACAATAAAGCTATGGGATCTTGGAGGGCAACCTAGGTTCCGCAGCATGTGGGAACGTTACTGTCGTGCAGTTTCTGCTATTGT TTATGTTGTTGATGCTGCTGATCCAGATAACCTTAGCATATCAAGAAGCGAACTTCATGATTTGCTGAGTAAGCCATCATTGAATGGCATCCCTCTGTTGGTGTTGGGGAATAAGATCGACAAAGCAGGGGCTCTGTCTAAGCAAGCTTTGACTGATCAGAT GGATCTGAAGTCGATTACTGACAGAGAAGTTTGCTGCTTCATGATCTCATGCAAAAACTCGACGAACATTGATTCTGTTATTGATTGGCTTGTGAAGCATTCCAAGTCAAAGAGCTGA